A region of Rhizorhabdus wittichii RW1 DNA encodes the following proteins:
- a CDS encoding Outer membrane receptor protein mostly Fe transport-like protein: MATLSNADARVKGVEVELTAVPVPGLTLNAGLSLLDAKYTDFPACQPDGSACDGNRLSDSPKSTLNLLAKYDFDLGGRTASIQGGANWTAKRFFDFRNVSYIADDGYWLFDARASYEIMDGLTAALWVQNIANTRYYTNGFDVSAFGYSLLLPGTPRSYGGSINYRF, encoded by the coding sequence ATGGCGACGCTGTCCAACGCCGATGCGCGGGTCAAGGGTGTCGAGGTCGAACTGACCGCGGTTCCCGTCCCGGGCCTGACGCTCAATGCCGGCCTGTCGCTGCTCGACGCCAAATATACCGACTTCCCCGCCTGCCAGCCCGACGGCTCGGCCTGCGACGGAAACCGGCTGTCAGACTCGCCCAAATCGACGCTCAACCTGCTCGCCAAGTATGATTTCGACCTGGGCGGCCGGACGGCGAGCATCCAGGGCGGGGCCAACTGGACGGCGAAGCGCTTCTTCGACTTCCGCAACGTCAGCTACATCGCCGACGATGGCTATTGGCTGTTCGACGCGCGGGCTTCCTATGAGATCATGGATGGCCTGACGGCGGCGCTGTGGGTGCAGAACATCGCCAACACCCGTTATTACACCAACGGCTTCGACGTTTCGGCGTTCGGCTATTCGCTGCTGCTGCCCGGCACGCCGCGCAGCTATGGCGGGTCGATCAACTATCGCTTCTGA
- a CDS encoding acyl-CoA dehydrogenase domain protein (PFAM: acyl-CoA dehydrogenase domain protein; Acyl-CoA dehydrogenase, type 2, C-terminal domain) — MMRSRWMTEELVILADQAARFLQAELVPERESWERDRCVSRAAWRKAGAAGLLCASIPEEYGGGGGSWAHEAVISCEISRAGLGAGFGLGVSVSCSIVAHYILSYGSEAQKARWLPALATGEIIGAIAMTEPGAGSDLKAIRTQARPCEGGYRITGQKTFITNGQTADLILVVAKTDMAAGAKGMSLLAVEAANAEGFVRGRNLDKLGLHAQDTSELFFEDVFVPEENLLGGEPGRAFAQLMEQLIWERLTVTLNAATDMERAIEMTAAYARERSAFGQRLMDFQNTQFKLAECKASAVVARALFDDMLQRFLEGTLDAATAASAKYWASEALGKVADECLQLFGGYGYMTEYPIARLWADARASRIYAGASDIMKTIIARTL; from the coding sequence ATGATGCGCTCGCGGTGGATGACCGAAGAACTGGTGATCCTGGCGGATCAGGCGGCCCGCTTCCTCCAAGCCGAGCTCGTCCCGGAAAGGGAAAGCTGGGAGCGAGACCGGTGCGTTTCCCGCGCGGCGTGGCGAAAAGCAGGCGCGGCCGGGTTGCTTTGCGCAAGCATTCCGGAAGAATATGGCGGCGGCGGCGGCAGCTGGGCGCATGAAGCGGTTATCTCGTGTGAGATTTCGCGAGCCGGCCTGGGGGCGGGGTTCGGTCTTGGCGTCAGCGTCAGCTGCAGCATAGTTGCCCATTATATACTTTCCTACGGCTCGGAGGCGCAGAAGGCTCGCTGGCTGCCGGCGCTTGCGACGGGCGAGATCATCGGTGCGATCGCGATGACCGAACCTGGCGCGGGATCGGATCTGAAAGCGATCCGGACACAGGCGAGGCCATGTGAAGGCGGTTACCGCATCACCGGCCAGAAGACCTTCATTACGAATGGGCAAACCGCCGATCTGATCCTCGTCGTCGCAAAGACGGACATGGCAGCGGGCGCGAAGGGCATGTCTCTTCTGGCGGTAGAGGCCGCAAACGCCGAGGGTTTCGTCCGCGGCCGGAATCTCGACAAGCTGGGGCTGCACGCCCAGGATACGTCGGAGCTCTTCTTCGAGGATGTCTTCGTTCCCGAGGAAAACCTGCTGGGCGGGGAACCCGGCCGCGCCTTTGCCCAGTTGATGGAGCAGTTGATCTGGGAGAGGCTCACCGTCACGCTCAATGCCGCCACGGACATGGAGCGGGCCATCGAGATGACCGCCGCCTATGCCCGCGAAAGGAGCGCGTTCGGGCAGAGGCTGATGGATTTCCAGAACACCCAGTTCAAACTCGCGGAGTGCAAGGCGTCGGCCGTCGTGGCCCGGGCGCTCTTCGATGACATGCTGCAACGCTTTCTCGAAGGAACGCTCGATGCGGCCACTGCCGCGAGCGCCAAATACTGGGCCAGCGAGGCATTGGGCAAAGTCGCCGACGAGTGCCTGCAGCTCTTCGGCGGCTATGGCTACATGACCGAATATCCTATTGCGCGGCTCTGGGCAGATGCGCGGGCATCACGCATCTATGCCGGTGCCAGCGATATAATGAAGACGATCATAGCGCGCACCCTTTAG
- a CDS encoding 3-octaprenyl-4-hydroxybenzoate carboxy-lyase (TIGRFAM: 3-octaprenyl-4-hydroxybenzoate carboxy-lyase~PFAM: flavoprotein): MTSRVIIGISGASGAAYGLAALRALRPTDVETHLVISKAAARTIVEETELSVDEVRAMADVVHSNADIGASIASGSFRTLGMLVAPCSVKSASEIAWGITSSLLSRAADVTLKERRRLVLMFRETPLHGGHLRTLTQLDAAGAIVMPPVPALYAKPQSVQELVDHSVGRALDLIGIDVGLVRRWKDDDGD, encoded by the coding sequence ATGACGTCGCGGGTGATCATCGGCATCAGTGGGGCGTCGGGCGCCGCCTATGGCCTCGCCGCGCTGCGCGCGCTGAGGCCCACCGACGTCGAGACGCATCTCGTCATCTCCAAGGCCGCGGCGCGGACCATCGTCGAGGAGACCGAGCTGTCGGTCGACGAGGTCCGCGCCATGGCCGACGTGGTGCACAGCAATGCGGACATCGGCGCCTCGATCGCCAGCGGCTCGTTCCGGACGCTGGGGATGCTCGTGGCGCCCTGTTCGGTGAAGTCCGCGTCGGAGATCGCCTGGGGCATCACCTCCTCGCTGCTCAGCCGCGCCGCCGACGTGACCCTGAAGGAGCGCCGCCGGCTGGTCCTGATGTTCCGCGAGACGCCGTTGCACGGCGGCCATCTGCGGACGCTGACCCAGCTCGACGCCGCCGGCGCGATCGTCATGCCGCCGGTGCCGGCGCTCTACGCGAAGCCGCAATCGGTGCAGGAGCTGGTCGACCATAGCGTCGGCCGCGCGCTCGATCTGATCGGCATCGACGTCGGGCTGGTCCGCCGCTGGAAGGACGATGACGGCGACTGA
- a CDS encoding AMP-dependent synthetase and ligase (PFAM: AMP-dependent synthetase and ligase) has product MQISVGALSTYHARNDPNRALLIHNDGICRRAEFDARANKRARALQQKGVGQGDFVTMALPNGLEFYETIFAIWKLGAVPCPVSAALPRAELEAIIGLVQPRLVIAPPNLVPSGHPSMLAGAPVDEMLSSAPLPDVVSPHLRALTSGGSTGRPKVIVDHLPGIWDTEAELLRQRADDVLLNPGPLYHNSPLSMTCCALFIGAVVVEMGKFDALRALELIERHRVSFVTFVPTMMHRIWRLPERERFDVSSLRTVYHMASVCPTWLKEAWIDWLGADRIWEMYGGSERQGGTEISGHEWLLHKGSVGRPLANCKLRVLDEDGEICQPGVVGEIYFLNEGGRGATYHYIGAEAKAHGEWETLGDMGHLDEEGYLYIADRRTDMIVSGGANVYPAEVEAALDMSPHVASSIVIGLPDEDLGHRVHALIELSAEARGVVAAEDLRDHLAAHLTRYKIPRSFEFVDHALRDDAGKARRSALREARVEAS; this is encoded by the coding sequence ATGCAGATATCAGTGGGAGCCTTGTCGACCTATCACGCGAGGAACGATCCGAACCGCGCATTGCTTATTCACAATGATGGCATTTGCCGCCGCGCGGAGTTCGATGCGCGCGCGAACAAGCGCGCGCGGGCCTTGCAGCAAAAGGGGGTGGGGCAAGGCGACTTCGTCACGATGGCGCTGCCGAACGGCCTCGAATTCTACGAAACCATCTTCGCGATCTGGAAGCTTGGCGCCGTTCCCTGTCCCGTTTCGGCGGCGCTGCCGCGCGCCGAGCTTGAGGCGATCATCGGGCTGGTGCAGCCGCGCCTCGTGATCGCGCCGCCCAACCTCGTCCCGTCGGGCCATCCCAGCATGCTGGCCGGCGCGCCCGTCGATGAAATGCTTTCCAGCGCTCCGCTGCCTGACGTCGTTTCGCCTCACCTGCGCGCGCTGACGAGCGGCGGCAGCACGGGACGGCCCAAGGTGATCGTCGATCATCTGCCCGGCATCTGGGACACGGAGGCCGAGTTGCTGCGCCAACGAGCCGATGACGTTCTGCTCAATCCTGGTCCGCTCTACCACAACTCGCCGCTGTCCATGACATGCTGCGCGCTGTTCATCGGTGCCGTCGTGGTCGAGATGGGCAAGTTCGACGCCCTGAGAGCGCTGGAACTGATCGAGAGGCATCGGGTCAGCTTCGTGACGTTCGTTCCGACCATGATGCACCGCATTTGGCGTTTGCCGGAGCGTGAAAGGTTCGACGTCTCGTCGCTGCGGACCGTCTATCACATGGCTTCGGTATGCCCGACCTGGCTGAAGGAAGCCTGGATCGACTGGTTGGGTGCGGATCGCATCTGGGAGATGTACGGGGGATCGGAACGACAGGGTGGCACCGAGATCAGCGGCCATGAATGGCTCCTGCACAAGGGCTCGGTCGGCAGGCCGCTGGCGAATTGCAAGCTGCGGGTGCTCGATGAGGATGGAGAAATCTGCCAGCCGGGGGTCGTCGGCGAGATCTATTTTCTCAACGAGGGCGGGCGGGGCGCCACCTATCATTATATCGGGGCCGAGGCCAAGGCGCACGGCGAATGGGAAACCCTGGGCGACATGGGCCATCTCGATGAGGAGGGGTATCTCTACATCGCCGATCGCCGCACCGACATGATCGTCTCGGGCGGGGCCAACGTCTATCCCGCTGAGGTGGAGGCCGCGCTCGACATGAGCCCGCACGTCGCGTCCAGCATCGTCATCGGCCTGCCCGACGAAGATCTGGGACATCGCGTACATGCTCTGATCGAACTGTCGGCGGAAGCGCGAGGTGTCGTGGCGGCCGAGGATCTGCGCGACCATCTGGCGGCGCATCTCACGCGCTACAAGATTCCGAGAAGCTTCGAGTTCGTCGACCATGCCCTGCGCGACGACGCGGGCAAGGCGCGCCGCTCGGCACTGCGAGAAGCAAGGGTGGAGGCATCGTGA